The Nymphaea colorata isolate Beijing-Zhang1983 chromosome 5, ASM883128v2, whole genome shotgun sequence DNA segment GTTGCCACGTTTTAATGGCCCCAccttttgcagcacagaaaGTTGCCTCTTGGTGATGAGAgcaagaaaatacaaaaccgaATATGGCTGTGACTGTGAGTATCTCCCCAAGAATGGCTACAAACCAGGATACAGAATAACAAGAATTCAGGTGTATGACCATTAAtgtttttcaaatctctctACTCCCAAGTCAACCAGCTTACACTTGGGATCTCATACTCGGAGATccacacagaaagagagagagacagagacagagcagtagagagagagacaaagcaGTAGTAGCAACTTTCTCACGCCTTGAAGCTAGGAACAGACTAATAAGCAAGAACAGAACAACTATTCAAAACCTTGCactatttttcatattatttgcAGATACTGTACtcttttacataaaaaaacatcaGACCGACGAAAATAAAATCATCATTCTATATATACAGAAATAAATGGCTCCATCCATATGCACCATGAAAGTGCTCTCTCTTCCGATTTTGGATGGAAAGTCTCTTAGGAGCTTAACATGCGTCCAAAAATTAAGCCAACAAGGccaataaaacaaacaaaaagaaatggataacCTGCTCGAACTTGAGGACTTCTTCGTTTGGCTACCATCTAAAAcaaaagaacagaaagaaaTGTCAAGTAAAAGACATGAAGACCGAATGAAAGaacttaaatgaaaaagaaaagaagggaacaGAAATAACAGAAGACCAATAAGGCGTTACGCAGCAAGCACGATCAGAGATTAATTTGTCTAATGCAGAATAAAAAATGGAGTTACTAACAAGTTCTTGTCGCAATGATTCCTGCTGCTGAATGATggcattcttttcttctcttaggcttcttattattttctcaGCCTGCAAGAATAAGATCATGACACAATTTAATGTCAGAATGAAGAGTTGAACTAAGGATTGGATCAATGGAGTCCTGATCCATGGATCATGCAGTTTCGGGTCCCATGTCTACAAAAGAATATATCAAATAACATTGTAACATGCCTTTAATAATTTTATCTGATGTATGGAACATGGCAAGCAGCATATGGtggtattgattttttttaataatccgGAAAGTATTTATGCTGTTACTTATACAAAAAAAAGGGCCAACGAGCGATCTGTCAACCTGGCCAGGGGGAGAGGAATCATGATCTGCAACTTGAAGTCAGTCTTATGTTTAATACAGGGACTTATAAGGGTCTGCACAACCCTATCTTGCCCATAATAATAACAGTAGTGGTGGAAGTACTTTTTAGTTTCCTCTTGACATATCATAAAAATCACATTTCCATGTCTGAAATCCTCAGAATTGCAATTTCCATATGACATACTTTACAATTTTAAATAGTACCCTCATCCtctgaattttattttataatatataatataaatgatGAGTTCAAGGttcttggaaaaatttttccagacTTGTGGAGGCCTTTCCTTAAATCTCTTTTTACTTCTAAGATAGGCAGCACATATTTATTGAGCAGAACAACCAGGACATACTACGCCATCTAAAGCACTTCAAAGTAGCCCGGCTAGCTGCTAAAAGTCACCTGATTTGCACACGTCATGCATTTAGGAACATGACAAAAGATTATACTGACAACTATATTGCATGGATCTATTCAAGAAAGCCTCCTAGGAACATGACAAAATATTGTACTAACAACTGCATTTCATGCATCCATTCAAGACAGCCACCTAAAGATTTAACATTTCACCTCCATACAAATATTGAAGAGAATATGAAAAGGCTAGGTCGCTTCAAGTTGTTCAAACACTTCAAGCAAAACTAAACATATCAGCCtattaaaatgcattttctcatttttcaccCAGCAAGTTAGTTATATGGTCCTTATATAAGTTATAAGACCTAAAGACTTCTACCGAAGAAAATTTATAGAAAGCTTTCGTGCCAACAAAAGGCCAAACAAAATCTACCACAAGAAATATTTGTTTACATTAAAGCTaccaagaaatgaaaagaaagccCAAGCTGACCTCATCCAATTTTGATTTTAGTTCCTCAACATCTGCTTCATTCAGCTTTACTGTTAGTTTCTGGATATCTGCCTCGTTCAGCTTTACTGTTAGTTTCTCAACATCGAGCTTTGCTGTTGGTTTTTCAACATCTGCCTCAGTTAGTTTTGCTGTTGGTTTCCCAACATCTGCCTCAGTTAGCTCTGCTGTTGGTTTCCCAACATCTGCCTCATTCAGCTTCATTTCTAGCTTCCTTACCTCAGCCTCAGTCACCTTTGGTTTTAGTTCCTCAACAGGCAGTGATAGCCTCGGTACCTGTCAGGAAACAAGGCATGATTACTGAAAAACAAGTAGCAGTAGTAAGGCAATTTTCATTTCACATGATCCAGTGGAAGAGAAAGCACAAAAACATTCCTTAACCTTGAAAAGCTTACTCACAGAGACAGTACAAATTATCGGCAAGTTGCTTGCCCTGAGCAAGGCTACACTATCTATTTTGCTCTATCATATAGTAGTAATGCCAAAAAACTCGATCAAAAATATAATATCCCTCTGTCTATGGCCAGACCCATATGGTATCCATTCAAGGTAAATTGCACACGCATTCATTCAACTTCCAAAAAACACTATGCATATGAAATATCAAAGACCAACAGGTAAGAAGCtgacaaagaaatgaaacctATGTCTACAGGTAagtcttttcatgtatttgtcACATACTGGTTTCTAGGATTATGCACAAGCCTGACCATGCAGGAAAGGTGATGTCAACGGCAGGCTGTCAAAAAACAAGCACCAACATCAAGCAGATCAAGAATGAAATGGACATACTGGCAAACAATACCTTTTGTATCCCTGAGAAGGAATTCTGCAAAAAAATCCGAACAGTCAAACAAAGTTTCACCAATCACGGACAACAAGATTAATCTAAAATTGACATGGGAATGAAGGGCCTCAAGCCAACCTGCCCCTCCAAAACCCAAAAATTTAAACCAAGTAGAATTTTCCATAATACATTGGTGCACTGGATTGTACATGCTTCTTTGGTTAAAACCAACTAATAAGAACCTTGCTTTAAAAATAGAATTCTCTATGTTCATTAAGACGTGAGCCCTAAACCCGAATTGGAGAACAACATTCATAAGAATTTCACACACTTTCTGTCTATCTAGAAGGCTTCTGAAATCAGGAGTCATGCTACCTAGTTATGTGTGAGAACGAGTCATAATTGGATAGCTGATGACCTTGGATGGTTTGCTCATTGGGATCCTTCTCCAGACCAAGAAGCCAGATAACAAGACACTCATGTTTTATTTGGTCAAGAAGGAACAGTTGGTGCTCACTCTATTTCCACAGCCTTTGATGTCAAAACATAAAccttttctttgaaatttaaatCACACAGTACAGACAGTTGAGGCATATGACTGCAAAAGGCAGTCCAGAGTTTGATAATTGCTTCACATTGGAACATGTCCACTGACACATACACAAACATAGGCGTGCATGCACACAGACAGACAAGTAGACATGatcatgcatacacacacatacacagactTTGAGTTTGGCTTTTCTAGCTCAAGCTCGATCCTACTCAACATGATCCCCAGCCTGAGCCTAAGCTGTGCAGGAACCTCTTATTCTTGCTCAAGCGATTGTTCCTTGTGTGGTTAGCAGCCTTACTTTTATTCTTCAAATATACATGCTTCATTCTGGTTTTATATTTAGACAACACCTCATCAGGTTGTGAAACTGTGTTGAGTGCACACACAGATGACGTCATATGATCCACAAACACAGAATGATGTCCTGTAGTTTCTGAAACTTACAGGACAAAAGAATACTAAAGTATGTATGCTTCCTCTGAACTATTAGTCCATAAAAAAACAGATGATGGATATCTTACAGTCTGAGGTGGTGGTGGCGGACTATCTTCATGACTATCTTCACTAGAAGAATTGTCTTGCTCCACTGGCTTAGGAGTTCCAAAAACAGGCTCCTGATTTGTTACACCACTAATAGGCTGCAAGACTGGAGAATGAGGAGGGCTGATAAGAGCCACCTTCAGCTTCTTCTCATCAACAATTCCACCATTTTCTTTGGTAAACTGCAATACAAAAGTACAAGGCTCACCAAAACTGAAAGGAGAAGATTG contains these protein-coding regions:
- the LOC116254799 gene encoding vesicle-associated protein 1-2-like; protein product: MTRQLVEIHPTELKFIFELKKQSSCSIQLFNTSDQYIAYKVKTTSPKKYCVRPNVGVVSPHSPCEIIVTMQGQRTAPPDMQCKDKFLVQSTVVPEGTTMDQITSNMFTKENGGIVDEKKLKVALISPPHSPVLQPISGVTNQEPVFGTPKPVEQDNSSSEDSHEDSPPPPPQTVPRLSLPVEELKPKVTEAEVRKLEMKLNEADVGKPTAELTEADVGKPTAKLTEADVEKPTAKLDVEKLTVKLNEADIQKLTVKLNEADVEELKSKLDEAEKIIRSLREEKNAIIQQQESLRQELMVAKRRSPQVRAGYPFLFVCFIGLVGLIFGRMLSS